One stretch of Euphorbia lathyris chromosome 7, ddEupLath1.1, whole genome shotgun sequence DNA includes these proteins:
- the LOC136235352 gene encoding aspartate--tRNA ligase 2, cytoplasmic-like: MEPGDDESAKAISKKAAKKEAAKQEKLRRRQEAALASATTSLTVEDKEDPLAANYGDVPLSELQSKEEADLSHWTRVGDLNEDLKDKEVLIRGRAQTTRPVGKKMAFVVIRQRGFTVQCVVTVQADLVSDKMVKFAAGLSRESIVEVRGLVSVPSDPIKGTSQQVEVQVRKLFCISKALPTLPINIDDAARSEKDIEEGLQAGVQYVRVNQDTRLNYRVLDIRTPANQGIFRIQSEVGSIFRKFLESEGFDEIHTPKLIAGSSEGGSAVFRLDYKGQPACLAQSPQLHKQMAICGDKERVFEVGPVFRAEDSYTHRHLCEFVGLDVELEIKKHYSEVMDIVDRLFVTMFDYLNERCPKELEAIRRQYPFEPLKYLRKTLRLKFEEGIQMLTEAGVEVDPYGDLNTEAERKLGQLVLEKYGTEFYILHRYPLAVRPFYTMPCYDNPKYSNSFDVFIRGEEIISGAQRVHVPELLEERAKSCGIDVSTIATYIDAFRYGAPPHGGFGVGLERVVMLFCGLNNIRKTSLFPRDPQRIAP; this comes from the exons ATGGAGCCAGGAGACGACGAATCAGCCAAAGCCATAAGCAAGAAGGCGGCAAAGAAGGAGGCCGCTAAGCAGGAAAAGTTACGCCGCCGTCAGGAAGCTGCTTTGGCTTCCGCAACTACGTCTCTTACGGTTGAGGACAAGGAAGATCCATTGGCTGCCAATTACGGTGATGTGCCGCTATCTGAATTGCAGTCGAAAGAGGAGGCGGATCTCAGCCACTGGACAAGAGTGGGAGATCTAAATGAGGATTTGAAAGATAAAGAGGTCTTGATAAGGGGACGCGCCCAGACGACAAGGCCCGTCGGTAAGAAAATGGCTTTTGTTGTAATTAGACAGAGAGGCTTCACTGTTCAGTGTGTGGTCACTGTTCAGGCTGACTTGGTCAGTGATAAGATGGTCAAGTTCGCGGCAGGGCTTAGCCGTGAAAGTATAGTCGAAGTTCGGGGATTGGTTTCAGTCCCTTCTGATCCTATCAAGGGAACTTCACAGCAG GTTGAAGTTCAAGTGCGGAAACTCTTTTGTATTAGCAAAGCTCTGCCAACACTGCCTATTAATATTGATGATGCAGCTAGAAGTGAGAAAGACATCGAAGAAGGTTTGCAG GCTGGAGTTCAATATGTCCGGGTTAATCAGGACACCCGCTTGAATTACAGAGTTCTCGATATTCGAACACCTGCTAACCAAGGGATTTTTCGTATCCAGAGTGAAGTTGGGAGT ATATTTAGAAAATTCTTAGAATCAGAAGGCTTTGATGAAATCCACACCCCAAAATTGATTGCTGGCTCAAGTGAAGGTGGTTCTGCTGTATTTAGACTAGACTACAAAGGCCAACCTGCATGCTTGGCTCAGTCTCCTCAGCTTCACAAGCAAATGGCCATATGCGGGGATAAAGAGCGTGTTTTTGAGGTTGGTCCTGTTTTCAGAGCAGAGGATTCGTACACCCACAGGCATCTGTGTGAGTTTGTTGGTCTTGATGTTGAATTGGAGATAAAGAAACACTATTCCGAG GTAATGGATATTGTTGATCGATTATTTGTCACAATGTTTGACTATTTGAATGAGAGGTGCCCGAAGGAACTTGAAGCTATTCGGAGGCAATATCCATTTGAACCTTTGAAGTACCTGCGGAAGACTCTACGGCTAAAATTTGAAGAAGGGATTCAAATGCTCACTGAAGCAGGAGTTGAAGTTGATCCTTATGGAGACTTGAACACAGAAGCAGAGAGAAAACTAGGCCAGCTAGTTTTGGAAAAGTATGGGACCGAGTTTTACATACTTCATCGATACCCTTTAGCTGTCAGGCCATTCTACACAATGCCATGCTACGATAATCCAAAATATAGTAATTCCTTTGATGTCTTTATTCGAGGTGAGGAAATCATTTCAGGAGCTCAACGTGTCCATGTACCAGAATTGTTGGAAGAACGTGCAAAGAGTTGCGGCATTGATGTGAGTACCATAGCAACATACATTGATGCATTCCGATATGGTGCACCTCCACATGGTGGGTTCGGAGTGGGGTTAGAACGTGTGGTGATGTTATTCTGTGGTTTGAATAACATTCGTAAAACATCGCTTTTCCCTCGTGATCCTCAGAGGATTGCTCCATGA